In Pongo abelii isolate AG06213 chromosome X, NHGRI_mPonAbe1-v2.0_pri, whole genome shotgun sequence, one DNA window encodes the following:
- the TIMM8A gene encoding mitochondrial import inner membrane translocase subunit Tim8 A isoform X1 gives MDSSSSSSAAGLGAVDPQLQHFIEVETQKQRFQQLVHQMTELCWEKCMDKPGPKLDSRAEACFVNCVERFIDTSQFILNRLEQTQKSKPVFSESLSD, from the exons ATggattcctcctcctcttcctccgcGGCGGGTTTGGGTGCAGTGGACCCGCAGTTGCAGCATTTCATCGAGGTAGAGACTCAAAAGCAGCGCTTCCAGCAGCTGGTGCACCAGATGACTGAACTTTGTTGG GAGAAGTGCATGGACAAGCCTGGGCCAAAGTTGGACAGTCGGGCTGAGGCCTGTTTTGTGAACTGCGTTGAGCGCTTCATTGATACAAGCCAGTTCATCTTGAATCGACTGGAACAGACCCAGAAATCCAAGCCAGTTTTCTCAGAAAGCCTTTCTGACTGA
- the TIMM8A gene encoding mitochondrial import inner membrane translocase subunit Tim8 A isoform X2 — MDSSSSSSAAGLGAVDPQLQHFIEVETQKQRFQQLVHQMTELCWVPVA; from the exons ATggattcctcctcctcttcctccgcGGCGGGTTTGGGTGCAGTGGACCCGCAGTTGCAGCATTTCATCGAGGTAGAGACTCAAAAGCAGCGCTTCCAGCAGCTGGTGCACCAGATGACTGAACTTTGTTGG GTTCCTGTGGCCTAG
- the BTK gene encoding tyrosine-protein kinase BTK isoform X2 yields the protein MASWSIQQMVIGCPLCVRHCSGGGHTGELQKEAMAAVILESIFLKRSQQKKKTSPLNFKKRLFLLTVHKLSYYEYDFERGRRGSKKGSIDVEKITCVETVVPEKNPPPERQIPRRGEESSEMEQISIIERFPYPFQVVYDEGPLYVFSPTEELRKRWIHQLKNVIRYNSDLVQKYHPCFWIDGQYLCCSQTAKNAMGCQILENRNGSLKPGSSHRKTKKPLPPTPEEDQILKKPLPPEPAAAPVSTSELKKVVALYDYMPMNANDLQLRKGDEYFILEESNLPWWRARDKNGQEGYIPSNYVTEAEDSIEMYEWYSKHMTRSQAEQLLKQEGKEGGFIVRDSSKAGKYTVSVFAKSTGDPQGVIRHYVVCSTPQSQYYLAEKHLFSTIPELINYHQHNSAGLISRLKYPVSQQNKNAPSTAGLGYGSWEIDPKDLTFLKELGTGQFGVVKYGKWRGQYDVAIKMIKEGSMSEDEFIEEAKVMMNLSHEKLVQLYGVCTKQRPIFIITEYMANGCLLNYLREMRHRFQTQQLLEMCKDVCEAMEYLESKQFLHRDLAARNCLVNDQGVVKVSDFGLSRYVLDDEYTSSVGSKFPVRWSPPEVLMYSKFSSKSDIWAFGVLMWEIYSLGKMPYERFTNSETAEHIAQGLRLYRPHLASEKVYTIMYSCWHEKADERPTFKVLLSNILDVMDEES from the exons CACACAGGTGAACTCCAGAAAGAAGCTATGGCCGCAGTGATTCTGGAGAGCATCTTTCTGAAGCGATcccaacagaaaaagaaaacatcacctCTAAACTTCAAGAAGCGCCTGTTTCTCTTGACCGTGCACAAACTCTCCTACTATGAGTATGACTTTGAACGTGGG AGAAGAGGCAGTAAGAAGGGTTCAATAGATGTTGAGAAGATCACTTGTGTTGAAACAGTGGTTCCTGAAAAAAATCCTCCTCCAGAAAGACAGATTCCG AGAAGAGGTGAAGAGTCCAGTGAAATGGAGCAAATTTCAATCATTGAAAGGTTCCCTTATCCCTTCCAG GTTGTATATGATGAAGGGCCTCTCTACGTCTTCTCCCCAACTGAAGAACTAAGGAAGCGGTGGATTCACCAGCTCAAAAACG TAATCCGGTACAACAGTGATCTGGTTCAGAAATACCACCCTTGCTTCTGGATCGATGGGCAGTATCTCTGCTGCTCTCAGACAGCCAAAAATGCTATGGGCTGCCAAATTTTGGAGAACAGGAATGGAA GCTTAAAACCTGGGAGTTCTCACCGGAAGACAAAAAAGCCTCTTCCCCCAACGCCTGAAGAGGACCAG ATCTTGAAAAAGCCACTACCgcctgagccagcagcagcacCAGTCTCCACAAGTGAGCTGAAAAAGGTTGTGGCCCTTTATGATTACATGCCAATGAATGCAAATGATCTACAGCTGCGGAAGGGTGATGAATATTTTATCTTGGAGGAAAGCAACTTACCATGGTGGCGAGCACGAGATAAAAATGG GCAGGAAGGCTACATCCCTAGTAACTATGTCACTGAAGCAGAAGACTCCATAGAAATGTATGA GTGGTATTCCAAACACATGACTCGGAGTCAGGCTGAGCAACTGCTAAAGCAAGAG GGGAAAGAAGGAGGTTTCATTGTCAGAGACTCCAGCAAAGCTGGCAAATATACAGTGTCTGTGTTTGCTAAATCCACAGG GGACCCTCAAGGGGTGATACGTCATTATGTTGTGTGTTCCACACCTCAGAGCCAGTATTACCTGGCTGAGAAGCACCTTTTCAGCACCATCCCTGAGCTCATTAACTACCATCAGCACAACTCTGCAG gCCTCATATCCAGGCTCAAATATCCAGTGTCTCAACAAAATAAGAATGCACCTTCCACTGCAGGCCTGGGATACG GATCATGGGAAATTGATCCAAAGGACCTGACCTTCTTGAAGGAGCTGGGGACTGGACAATTTGGGGTAGTGAAGTATGGGAAATGGAGAGGCCAGTATGATGTGGCCATCAAGATGATCAAAGAAGGCTCCATGTCTGAAGATGAATTCATTGAAGAAGCCAAAGTCATGAT GAATCTTTCCCATGAGAAGCTGGTGCAGTTGTATGGCGTCTGCACCAAGCAGCGCCCCATCTTCATCATCACTGAGTACATGGCCAATGGCTGCCTCCTGAACTACCTGAGGGAGATGCGCCACCGCTTCCAGACTCAGCAGCTGCTGGAGATGTGCAAGGATGTCTGTGAAGCCATGGAATACCTGGAGTCAAAGCAGTTCCTTCACCGAGACCTG GCAGCTCGAAACTGTTTGGTAAACGATCAAGGAGTTGTTAAAGTATCTGATTTCGGCCTGTCCAG GTATGTCCTGGATGATGAATACACAAGCTCAGTAGGCTCCAAATTTCCAGTCCGGTGGTCCCCCCCGGAAGTCCTGATGTATAGCAAGTTCAGCAGCAAATCTGACATTTGGGCTTTTG GGGTTTTGATGTGGGAAATTTACTCCCTGGGGAAGATGCCATATGAGAGATTTACTAACAGTGAGACTGCTGAACACATTGCCCAAGGCCTACGTCTCTACAGGCCTCATCTGGCTTCAGAGAAGGTATATACCATCATGTACAGTTGTTGGCATGAG aAAGCAGATGAGCGTCCCACTTTCAAAGTTCTTCTGAGCAATATTCTAGATGTCATGGATGAAGAATCCTGA
- the BTK gene encoding tyrosine-protein kinase BTK isoform X1 — protein sequence MAAVILESIFLKRSQQKKKTSPLNFKKRLFLLTVHKLSYYEYDFERGRRGSKKGSIDVEKITCVETVVPEKNPPPERQIPRRGEESSEMEQISIIERFPYPFQVVYDEGPLYVFSPTEELRKRWIHQLKNVIRYNSDLVQKYHPCFWIDGQYLCCSQTAKNAMGCQILENRNGSLKPGSSHRKTKKPLPPTPEEDQILKKPLPPEPAAAPVSTSELKKVVALYDYMPMNANDLQLRKGDEYFILEESNLPWWRARDKNGQEGYIPSNYVTEAEDSIEMYEWYSKHMTRSQAEQLLKQEGKEGGFIVRDSSKAGKYTVSVFAKSTGDPQGVIRHYVVCSTPQSQYYLAEKHLFSTIPELINYHQHNSAGLISRLKYPVSQQNKNAPSTAGLGYGSWEIDPKDLTFLKELGTGQFGVVKYGKWRGQYDVAIKMIKEGSMSEDEFIEEAKVMMNLSHEKLVQLYGVCTKQRPIFIITEYMANGCLLNYLREMRHRFQTQQLLEMCKDVCEAMEYLESKQFLHRDLAARNCLVNDQGVVKVSDFGLSRYVLDDEYTSSVGSKFPVRWSPPEVLMYSKFSSKSDIWAFGVLMWEIYSLGKMPYERFTNSETAEHIAQGLRLYRPHLASEKVYTIMYSCWHEKADERPTFKVLLSNILDVMDEES from the exons ATGGCCGCAGTGATTCTGGAGAGCATCTTTCTGAAGCGATcccaacagaaaaagaaaacatcacctCTAAACTTCAAGAAGCGCCTGTTTCTCTTGACCGTGCACAAACTCTCCTACTATGAGTATGACTTTGAACGTGGG AGAAGAGGCAGTAAGAAGGGTTCAATAGATGTTGAGAAGATCACTTGTGTTGAAACAGTGGTTCCTGAAAAAAATCCTCCTCCAGAAAGACAGATTCCG AGAAGAGGTGAAGAGTCCAGTGAAATGGAGCAAATTTCAATCATTGAAAGGTTCCCTTATCCCTTCCAG GTTGTATATGATGAAGGGCCTCTCTACGTCTTCTCCCCAACTGAAGAACTAAGGAAGCGGTGGATTCACCAGCTCAAAAACG TAATCCGGTACAACAGTGATCTGGTTCAGAAATACCACCCTTGCTTCTGGATCGATGGGCAGTATCTCTGCTGCTCTCAGACAGCCAAAAATGCTATGGGCTGCCAAATTTTGGAGAACAGGAATGGAA GCTTAAAACCTGGGAGTTCTCACCGGAAGACAAAAAAGCCTCTTCCCCCAACGCCTGAAGAGGACCAG ATCTTGAAAAAGCCACTACCgcctgagccagcagcagcacCAGTCTCCACAAGTGAGCTGAAAAAGGTTGTGGCCCTTTATGATTACATGCCAATGAATGCAAATGATCTACAGCTGCGGAAGGGTGATGAATATTTTATCTTGGAGGAAAGCAACTTACCATGGTGGCGAGCACGAGATAAAAATGG GCAGGAAGGCTACATCCCTAGTAACTATGTCACTGAAGCAGAAGACTCCATAGAAATGTATGA GTGGTATTCCAAACACATGACTCGGAGTCAGGCTGAGCAACTGCTAAAGCAAGAG GGGAAAGAAGGAGGTTTCATTGTCAGAGACTCCAGCAAAGCTGGCAAATATACAGTGTCTGTGTTTGCTAAATCCACAGG GGACCCTCAAGGGGTGATACGTCATTATGTTGTGTGTTCCACACCTCAGAGCCAGTATTACCTGGCTGAGAAGCACCTTTTCAGCACCATCCCTGAGCTCATTAACTACCATCAGCACAACTCTGCAG gCCTCATATCCAGGCTCAAATATCCAGTGTCTCAACAAAATAAGAATGCACCTTCCACTGCAGGCCTGGGATACG GATCATGGGAAATTGATCCAAAGGACCTGACCTTCTTGAAGGAGCTGGGGACTGGACAATTTGGGGTAGTGAAGTATGGGAAATGGAGAGGCCAGTATGATGTGGCCATCAAGATGATCAAAGAAGGCTCCATGTCTGAAGATGAATTCATTGAAGAAGCCAAAGTCATGAT GAATCTTTCCCATGAGAAGCTGGTGCAGTTGTATGGCGTCTGCACCAAGCAGCGCCCCATCTTCATCATCACTGAGTACATGGCCAATGGCTGCCTCCTGAACTACCTGAGGGAGATGCGCCACCGCTTCCAGACTCAGCAGCTGCTGGAGATGTGCAAGGATGTCTGTGAAGCCATGGAATACCTGGAGTCAAAGCAGTTCCTTCACCGAGACCTG GCAGCTCGAAACTGTTTGGTAAACGATCAAGGAGTTGTTAAAGTATCTGATTTCGGCCTGTCCAG GTATGTCCTGGATGATGAATACACAAGCTCAGTAGGCTCCAAATTTCCAGTCCGGTGGTCCCCCCCGGAAGTCCTGATGTATAGCAAGTTCAGCAGCAAATCTGACATTTGGGCTTTTG GGGTTTTGATGTGGGAAATTTACTCCCTGGGGAAGATGCCATATGAGAGATTTACTAACAGTGAGACTGCTGAACACATTGCCCAAGGCCTACGTCTCTACAGGCCTCATCTGGCTTCAGAGAAGGTATATACCATCATGTACAGTTGTTGGCATGAG aAAGCAGATGAGCGTCCCACTTTCAAAGTTCTTCTGAGCAATATTCTAGATGTCATGGATGAAGAATCCTGA